A single genomic interval of Aureibacillus halotolerans harbors:
- a CDS encoding D-alanyl-D-alanine carboxypeptidase family protein has product MPLEASLATKEDRPPPNVSAETAVLMDLESQRMLFGKQPHKQMRIASITKIMTALLAIESTKWDEEVTVSALATRQEGSSLYLQQGEKIKLKHLVYGLMLRSGNDAAVAIAEHVGGSVDGFVFMMNQRARQIGMTNTIFNNPHGLDDHEEHFSTAFDMALLTREAMKNDQFREVSSTKLYQVKDPDGPWNRVWKNKNKLLTTLYPHSTGGKTGFTKRARRTLVSTAEKEGEPLVVVTLNASSDWADHQALFEWGFSQFDWYTVLDKDERLDRKSLQLEEEYAPAFNVVLPLRDSEKEDVTIDLRLGDTDSFADVSIAKEQVTTVRLVKHEPPPKPGFFKRLFGFFHVGYGGQPHG; this is encoded by the coding sequence ATGCCATTAGAAGCAAGTCTTGCGACTAAAGAGGACAGGCCGCCTCCCAACGTGTCTGCTGAGACGGCTGTGTTAATGGACTTAGAAAGTCAGCGTATGCTGTTTGGCAAACAGCCGCACAAGCAAATGCGTATTGCTAGCATTACGAAAATAATGACCGCCCTCCTAGCCATTGAATCGACTAAATGGGATGAGGAAGTCACCGTTTCGGCACTTGCAACGCGACAGGAAGGATCTTCGCTCTATCTGCAACAAGGGGAGAAAATTAAACTCAAGCACCTTGTATATGGATTGATGCTACGATCAGGAAATGATGCTGCTGTGGCGATTGCAGAGCATGTAGGCGGTAGTGTAGATGGGTTTGTTTTTATGATGAATCAACGAGCACGGCAAATTGGCATGACAAACACGATTTTTAACAATCCTCATGGTCTTGATGATCATGAAGAACATTTTTCAACCGCTTTTGACATGGCGCTTCTTACGCGTGAAGCAATGAAAAACGACCAATTCCGTGAAGTCTCTTCGACTAAGCTCTATCAGGTAAAAGATCCAGACGGTCCGTGGAATCGTGTTTGGAAAAATAAAAATAAGCTTTTGACGACTTTGTATCCCCACTCAACGGGAGGAAAAACTGGTTTCACGAAGCGTGCACGAAGAACGCTCGTTTCAACTGCAGAAAAAGAAGGTGAACCCTTAGTGGTGGTTACGCTCAATGCGTCCTCTGATTGGGCGGATCACCAGGCATTATTCGAGTGGGGATTTTCACAGTTCGATTGGTACACCGTTCTTGATAAAGATGAGCGATTGGATAGGAAATCGCTACAGTTGGAGGAGGAGTACGCGCCAGCATTTAACGTTGTCCTCCCGCTCCGTGACAGCGAGAAGGAGGACGTTACAATTGATTTAAGGTTGGGTGACACAGACTCTTTTGCAGATGTGTCGATTGCCAAAGAACAAGTGACGACAGTCAGACTTGTGAAGCACGAGCCCCCTCCAAAACCAGGGTTTTTTAAACGTTTGTTCGGGTTCTTTCATGTGGGTTATGGAGGTCAGCCTCATGGTTAA
- the scpB gene encoding SMC-Scp complex subunit ScpB, whose protein sequence is MNAIDNRAAIIEAMLFAAGNEGADLTMLANALECSEDDAAEALTFLQQYYENQARGLHIIEIAGMFQLATKPAYFSYIDRLVTTPGASTLSQAALETLAIIAYNQPMTRPEIEDIRGVKSERPIATLLSRELIEDQGRKESSGRAILYGTTPQFLEHFGLKSIEGLPPLPVVEDKEEPAPDLFFDQLNEDWDDSNS, encoded by the coding sequence ATGAATGCAATTGATAATAGAGCGGCAATTATTGAAGCAATGCTTTTTGCGGCCGGAAACGAGGGGGCTGACTTAACGATGCTGGCCAACGCGCTTGAGTGTAGTGAGGATGACGCTGCTGAAGCGTTAACATTTCTGCAGCAATATTACGAAAACCAAGCACGCGGTTTACATATTATCGAAATCGCTGGGATGTTCCAGCTTGCGACGAAGCCAGCGTATTTTTCTTATATTGATCGTTTGGTCACAACCCCGGGTGCTTCGACCTTGTCCCAAGCTGCACTGGAAACTTTGGCGATCATCGCTTACAACCAACCGATGACAAGGCCGGAAATCGAAGACATTCGTGGCGTCAAAAGCGAACGCCCGATTGCAACACTGCTCTCCCGTGAACTGATAGAGGATCAAGGACGAAAAGAAAGTAGCGGACGAGCCATCTTATACGGAACGACCCCACAATTTCTGGAGCATTTTGGCCTGAAATCGATTGAAGGATTGCCACCACTCCCAGTTGTGGAAGACAAGGAAGAACCAGCCCCTGACTTATTTTTTGATCAATTAAACGAAGACTGGGACGATAGCAATTCGTAA
- a CDS encoding segregation/condensation protein A, which yields MSYQVKLESFEGPLDLLLHLTQRFEIDIYNIPVREITDQYMAYIHAMKTIELNVASEYLVMAATLLELKSKMLLPQVQDDAFDDWDEEEEEDPTAMLMEKLVLYKRYKEAASRLRECEAEHSRLFSRPCHSLPVPKAANEEVLQNVSLYDLAESLLKLQQKTREQGEPARPDTVIQRQDIPIEHKMTSIVQRLQRKRLSFAELMDSGDRTQVVVTFLAVLELLKTKKIGYRQGGNFSEIELYLEHDVETRGMIDE from the coding sequence GTGTCGTACCAGGTGAAATTGGAAAGTTTTGAAGGACCGTTAGATTTGCTGCTTCATCTGACGCAGCGGTTTGAGATTGATATATACAATATTCCTGTTCGGGAAATTACCGACCAGTACATGGCCTATATCCATGCGATGAAAACGATCGAGCTGAATGTAGCAAGTGAATATTTAGTGATGGCAGCCACATTGCTGGAACTAAAAAGCAAGATGCTGCTGCCGCAAGTCCAAGACGACGCTTTTGACGATTGGGATGAGGAAGAAGAGGAAGACCCTACAGCGATGTTAATGGAGAAGTTGGTATTGTACAAACGGTATAAGGAAGCTGCCTCACGCTTGCGAGAATGCGAAGCAGAGCATAGTCGCTTATTTTCGAGGCCATGTCACTCCCTACCGGTTCCAAAAGCAGCAAATGAAGAGGTTCTGCAAAATGTTTCGTTGTATGATTTGGCAGAAAGTTTGTTAAAGCTCCAACAAAAGACCCGAGAACAAGGAGAGCCAGCGAGACCGGATACCGTTATCCAACGTCAGGACATTCCGATTGAGCATAAAATGACCTCCATCGTGCAGCGACTTCAGCGAAAGCGGCTTTCGTTTGCAGAGCTAATGGATTCTGGAGATCGTACGCAGGTGGTTGTCACCTTTTTAGCGGTGCTGGAGCTTTTAAAAACAAAAAAGATTGGCTACCGCCAAGGAGGCAATTTTTCCGAGATTGAACTTTACCTTGAGCACGACGTTGAGACTAGAGGGATGATAGACGAATGA
- a CDS encoding nucleotidyltransferase domain-containing protein produces MSLKIAKEYVDTHWHHADATFIGGSHVASRAKSGSDVDIVIISDTIPHYYRESLLLEGCPLELFVYNQGALQTVMVTETYAGVPFMSRLTAEGILYTDQEGIGSELLEQARLILKKGPHPLSQLDISSRRYAITDTLVDFEDDRPAIETIYVLQQLLHDIQEFVCRTNGRWTGQGKWAGRELAETDPLFCQTLEDALFHYQKTGQKEALISCIDQQLNLYGGRLFHGYTE; encoded by the coding sequence ATGTCCCTAAAAATTGCGAAAGAGTATGTCGATACGCATTGGCATCACGCTGATGCAACATTTATTGGTGGTAGTCATGTCGCTTCTCGGGCGAAATCAGGGTCAGATGTAGATATTGTCATCATCAGCGATACGATTCCGCATTATTATCGTGAAAGCTTGCTTTTAGAGGGTTGTCCTTTGGAGCTTTTTGTTTACAATCAAGGTGCTTTGCAAACCGTCATGGTCACTGAAACGTATGCAGGGGTGCCGTTTATGTCTCGTTTAACAGCAGAAGGTATTCTTTACACCGATCAAGAAGGCATTGGTTCTGAGCTTTTAGAACAAGCTCGACTGATATTGAAAAAAGGCCCACATCCGTTATCCCAGCTTGATATTTCTTCTCGCAGGTACGCGATAACGGATACGCTTGTGGATTTTGAGGATGATCGTCCAGCGATAGAAACGATTTACGTGTTGCAGCAGCTTCTTCATGACATTCAGGAATTTGTATGCCGAACGAATGGCCGCTGGACGGGTCAAGGCAAATGGGCTGGAAGAGAGCTTGCCGAGACAGATCCTTTGTTTTGTCAAACGCTTGAAGATGCTCTCTTCCATTATCAAAAAACGGGACAAAAGGAAGCTTTGATTTCATGCATTGACCAGCAACTCAATCTTTATGGAGGCAGGCTTTTTCATGGGTATACAGAATAG
- a CDS encoding YjcZ family sporulation protein yields the protein MSACGYGSGKGFALIVVLFILLIIVGAAWC from the coding sequence ATGAGTGCTTGTGGATATGGATCTGGCAAAGGGTTTGCTTTGATTGTTGTGCTTTTCATTCTTTTGATTATTGTAGGCGCAGCTTGGTGCTAA
- a CDS encoding DUF309 domain-containing protein: MHRDTNVPPEAFLSYLLHFHGTRDYFECHEILEDHWKSEDIKNPLWSGLIQLAVSQYHHRRGNFRGAVRLLEKAIVKLPADDPQLQELGVDGPQLHTLLNTLQTRAANQQLYKSVILPLSPSLQKACQVACDEQGLLFGQQSDLTNDSLINRHIERHLSDKRL, encoded by the coding sequence ATGCACAGAGACACAAATGTTCCTCCGGAAGCTTTTCTCAGCTATTTGCTGCATTTTCATGGGACAAGGGATTATTTTGAATGCCATGAGATTTTAGAGGACCATTGGAAAAGCGAAGACATTAAAAACCCCTTATGGTCAGGCTTGATACAACTTGCAGTCTCTCAGTACCATCACAGGCGTGGGAATTTTAGAGGCGCTGTTCGGTTGCTCGAGAAGGCGATTGTAAAGCTCCCCGCTGACGACCCCCAACTTCAAGAGCTCGGAGTGGATGGGCCACAATTGCACACGTTGCTCAACACATTACAAACCCGTGCGGCAAACCAACAACTTTATAAAAGTGTAATACTGCCGTTGTCACCATCACTTCAAAAAGCATGCCAAGTTGCATGCGATGAGCAAGGTCTTCTCTTTGGTCAACAAAGTGATCTGACGAATGATTCTCTGATCAACCGTCATATTGAGCGCCATCTATCGGATAAACGATTGTAA
- a CDS encoding GNAT family N-acetyltransferase, which yields MFVKYKKNYEKIAMGLLSFMPGEKDLKKLMATIREYEENELWQLYLWKEEEDMVGIVGVRLLPERQEAELQHICVNPSFRNQGLGHRLVQELKALLSNKYTVLPNEDTAAFFTRCVDEEEAPINE from the coding sequence ATGTTTGTGAAATACAAAAAAAACTATGAAAAAATTGCAATGGGCTTGTTGTCTTTTATGCCTGGTGAAAAGGACTTAAAAAAGCTGATGGCAACCATTCGCGAATATGAGGAAAATGAGCTATGGCAGCTTTACCTTTGGAAGGAAGAAGAGGACATGGTCGGCATCGTCGGCGTCCGTTTGCTTCCAGAAAGGCAAGAAGCAGAGCTGCAACACATATGCGTCAATCCATCATTTCGTAACCAGGGATTGGGTCATCGTTTAGTGCAAGAGCTGAAAGCCCTCCTGTCGAACAAGTATACAGTGCTCCCAAATGAAGATACCGCAGCTTTTTTTACGAGGTGCGTAGATGAGGAAGAAGCCCCGATAAATGAATAA
- the ribE gene encoding 6,7-dimethyl-8-ribityllumazine synthase, translated as MKEYEGHLVGTGRKIAIVVGRFNSFITEELLQGCISGLTRHGVDIDDIHVVRVPGAFELPVVAQQLAEAKMFDCVVALGAVIRGGTPHFDYVCNETAKGLSTVALKTGIPVIFGVLTTDTIEQAIERAGTKAGNKGYDAAVSAVEMANLLSILPKEKA; from the coding sequence ATGAAGGAATATGAGGGACATTTAGTTGGAACTGGACGTAAGATAGCTATTGTCGTTGGTCGTTTTAATTCGTTTATTACGGAAGAGTTGCTGCAAGGATGCATCAGTGGATTAACGCGTCATGGAGTTGATATAGACGACATTCATGTGGTGCGCGTGCCAGGAGCATTCGAACTGCCAGTTGTTGCACAACAGCTTGCAGAAGCAAAGATGTTTGATTGCGTTGTCGCTCTAGGAGCTGTCATTCGCGGCGGCACTCCACATTTTGATTATGTGTGTAATGAAACGGCAAAAGGCCTATCGACGGTCGCTTTAAAAACAGGGATTCCTGTGATTTTCGGCGTTCTGACGACCGATACAATTGAGCAGGCCATTGAACGCGCTGGAACAAAAGCAGGCAATAAAGGGTATGATGCTGCCGTAAGCGCTGTTGAAATGGCGAACCTTCTTTCTATCTTGCCTAAAGAAAAGGCTTGA
- a CDS encoding bifunctional 3,4-dihydroxy-2-butanone-4-phosphate synthase/GTP cyclohydrolase II — protein MFCTVEEAVRELQQGKVIIVCDDETRENEGDFVALASHITPETINFMAKEGRGLICLPVHESIANRLHFQPMTDTNSDHHRTAFTVSVDHRSNSTGISAFDRATTVKAVASHESVAEDFTKPGHMFPLIAQEGGVLVRPGHTEAAVDLAILSGTVPAGVICEVMNEDGSMSRVPDLIVIAETFSLKMLSIQALRTYRQTNEALVQPEARIQLPTSVGDFEAIGYKSLLDGKEHLAMIKGEVKNAEDVLVRVHSECLTGDVFGSKRCDCGPQLDASLMAIEKEGGVVLYLRQEGRGIGLLNKLRAYELQEKGYDTVEANEHLGFPADMRSYAEAAQMLNDLGVRSIRLLTNNPQKASELTRFGINVRSLVPLEIPAEKENENYLLTKKQKMGHLLHL, from the coding sequence ATGTTTTGTACTGTTGAAGAGGCGGTAAGAGAATTACAACAAGGCAAAGTAATTATTGTTTGTGATGACGAGACACGTGAAAATGAGGGCGATTTTGTTGCACTTGCCAGCCACATCACTCCGGAGACTATTAATTTTATGGCTAAGGAAGGCCGAGGTCTGATCTGCTTGCCGGTGCATGAATCGATTGCGAATCGACTACATTTTCAGCCGATGACGGACACCAATTCGGACCATCATCGTACTGCATTTACCGTAAGTGTCGATCACCGATCCAATTCAACTGGTATTTCGGCGTTTGATCGTGCGACTACCGTTAAAGCGGTTGCGAGTCATGAGTCTGTTGCCGAGGATTTCACAAAACCTGGTCATATGTTTCCTTTGATTGCCCAAGAAGGTGGCGTACTCGTTCGTCCAGGTCATACTGAAGCAGCGGTTGATCTTGCCATTTTGTCGGGGACCGTTCCAGCAGGCGTTATTTGTGAAGTGATGAATGAAGATGGGTCAATGTCGCGAGTGCCAGATCTTATAGTCATTGCCGAAACCTTTTCGCTAAAAATGCTTTCCATTCAAGCCTTGCGAACCTACCGACAAACAAATGAAGCACTTGTGCAGCCAGAGGCACGTATCCAGCTTCCCACTAGCGTTGGTGATTTTGAGGCAATCGGCTATAAAAGCTTACTGGATGGCAAGGAGCACCTTGCCATGATAAAGGGTGAGGTAAAGAATGCTGAAGACGTTCTAGTTCGGGTTCATTCAGAGTGTTTAACAGGGGATGTATTTGGTTCAAAGCGTTGTGATTGTGGGCCGCAATTGGATGCCAGCTTGATGGCCATCGAAAAAGAGGGTGGTGTGGTTCTCTATTTGCGTCAGGAAGGCCGAGGAATTGGATTGCTAAACAAGCTCAGGGCTTATGAGCTACAGGAAAAAGGCTATGACACAGTGGAGGCAAATGAACATCTAGGCTTTCCTGCTGACATGCGTTCTTATGCGGAAGCGGCACAGATGCTGAACGATCTAGGTGTTCGTAGCATCCGACTGTTAACGAACAACCCTCAAAAAGCTTCTGAGTTAACACGTTTTGGTATTAATGTCAGGTCCTTAGTTCCGTTAGAAATCCCAGCTGAAAAAGAAAATGAAAATTATCTTTTAACAAAAAAGCAAAAAATGGGGCATTTGCTTCATTTATAA
- the ribE gene encoding riboflavin synthase produces the protein MFTGIIEEIGHVLHLTKETHSCSLTIAANTVLTETELGDSISVNGVCLTVIEIMDTSFTVDVMPETLKATTIGALVSGAHVNLERAMSAKGRFGGHFVSGHVDGVGTIVDVTPESNATYVKIALPDDLAKYMALKGSVAIDGTSLTLFGADDTTILLSLIPHTSEYTVLGRKKRGDSVNIEADMLMKYTEKLLQFPVTHKEVEIEA, from the coding sequence TTGTTTACAGGCATCATTGAAGAAATTGGTCACGTGCTTCACCTTACAAAAGAGACGCACAGCTGCTCACTCACAATCGCTGCGAATACGGTGCTCACAGAAACGGAGTTAGGAGACAGCATTTCAGTTAACGGTGTTTGTTTAACTGTCATTGAGATAATGGACACGTCATTTACTGTTGATGTTATGCCTGAGACCCTAAAAGCGACAACGATAGGAGCTCTAGTTTCAGGAGCTCATGTTAATTTAGAAAGGGCCATGAGTGCCAAAGGGCGTTTTGGAGGTCATTTTGTTAGTGGACACGTTGATGGTGTCGGTACAATTGTTGATGTGACTCCAGAATCAAATGCCACCTACGTCAAGATTGCTTTGCCTGATGATTTGGCAAAGTATATGGCCTTAAAAGGATCGGTCGCGATTGACGGCACTAGTCTCACCTTATTTGGGGCAGACGACACGACTATTCTGCTCTCACTCATTCCTCATACGTCGGAGTACACGGTCCTTGGACGAAAAAAACGAGGAGACAGCGTCAATATTGAAGCAGACATGCTGATGAAGTATACCGAAAAATTGCTGCAGTTTCCCGTAACACATAAAGAAGTAGAAATAGAAGCGTAG